Proteins encoded within one genomic window of bacterium:
- a CDS encoding lamin tail domain-containing protein: MKLKTVGITFGIIFSIFLSKEVIAQPTITSINPNIGINSGTISVTIRGSNFQSGATVTLTRASTSIIGTSTFIESGTITAVVDLKNVQIGSWTVFVTNPDGQTGTLTDGFRVIPQLLITEVYYDPVNELQEFIEIRNNTPYLIDLSGYYLSDIEGTHTFPANSVLLPYGTITVAQRGTASCAAFGKNPDFELNNTDSNIPDVTKITGYTIELSNGGDEVILSDNFKTVIDVVVYGGGSYPGVTAHSGVTEGNSLHRQPPYQDTNDCSVDFQGGSPTPTTQRTNINLKINKYKYPAGDAAIGERITYHIYYENPDATTIYNANITDLLPNEVDYSGSTDTSGVSPTVSGKKITWEIGTLSTGINKIILYGTLTITAMGSRTFLNLASITTNLLCYDEQDWNDNYASCSTHITSPVSNLWIKKTGTENIPTGNLIEYQITYGNKGSYTVGSVTITDILPDGVSYSSDTSSLSGTISDNKITWFIGTLSAGVSGTFTLYGTVSTLGSNTIVNIASITGTCYFEQDESDNVATCSTHIQGIAADLWIKKIGTDNIMPEERITYTITYGNNENYKVGSVSITDLLPDGLIYCDDDCAFTKSISGNKIKWLIGTLSAMEAGTITLYGSVTALGSITIINIASITSACYPESNFSNNMATCTTHIGAPPGNLWISKYSSVSEILPKQVIKYDIYYKNKGNYTVGSVTITDLLPDGIIYRSDNSGLPVTISGNKITWFVGTLSPEGGSYDFQLYGTVTALGSMTLINIASITGVCYIEQDKSDNFATASIHVTSPPGNLWIEKIGPGSITTQDVIEYQIKYGNKGTYTVGSVTITDILPDGVSYGTDTSGLLIGTCGSNFITWFVGTLSPGVSATFTLYGTVTALGSNTIINIATITGTCYVENDNSDNLAICSTHVKGTLTDLWIMKEVLGSVTTAEAIAYKITYGNNGSFTVGSVSITDLLPNGVSYSYDNSPFSKNISGNEIIWSIATLSPEETGSFTLYGTVTALGSTTIINIASITSLCYPDKDWANNISTCSTHISGTQTNLWVKKYAPANVIAGERVTYDIWYGNYDKVGVRNVEIIDELPEGTSYSSDDSGLQTNISGNEITWFVGTLSGQVSRTFYLYATVTTFNSVKIVNSATITGECYIEKDLSDNVTRGTTTVFAGKISITPTAGTVGSIITVLGSEFSATEGILISLGNTSSIAVVTTNASGTFTTTFTIDTQPYGTYTVKAIGLTSNLKAIDLFRVLPSIIFITPTNGTVGSFVMVRGNGFGGRKTIRVDFGKRVDIQQTSSDVAGSWTTIFTVDTQPYGQTTIKAYGSEEASGIFSILPNIIKVTPRAGTVGAVITISGNGFGATTSIRIVFGRTTSIGFVTTMAEGSWTTTFTVDTQTYGTTTVTAFEDDINIFAGASIFILPKLIFISPSEGTVGSMVTVAGNGFGGNKVIAIDFGTTSSIQTGWSCEAGSFSTTWTVDTQAYGQTTIKAHGSEEAKGLFKILPHIILVSPAEGTVGTIIRICGNGYGANSLIRVEFGITPTIQITSSYAGGSFSTTWTVDTQPYGTTTVVGYDDVLGIQSGDKIKILPNIIVITPGQGTVGSVVTVSGNGFGANKVIRLDFGTRAMIQTTSSYSKGSWATTFTVDTQVYGQTTIKASGSEQAYGIFMILPEIILISPTEGTVGSCVTIKGNGYGAKESIHIGFGTTLTI, encoded by the coding sequence TTAAAAACTGTGGGGATAACTTTTGGCATTATATTTTCTATCTTTCTTAGTAAAGAAGTTATCGCCCAACCAACTATTACCAGTATTAATCCAAACATCGGCATAAATAGTGGCACGATAAGTGTAACCATTAGAGGTTCTAACTTTCAATCTGGAGCCACGGTTACCCTTACTCGAGCAAGCACTTCTATTATTGGCACATCTACATTTATTGAATCGGGAACAATTACCGCCGTCGTTGATTTAAAAAATGTTCAAATTGGTAGTTGGACCGTCTTCGTTACTAACCCTGATGGTCAAACCGGAACATTGACCGATGGATTTAGAGTTATACCCCAATTGTTGATTACGGAAGTTTATTACGACCCTGTAAATGAACTGCAGGAATTCATCGAGATAAGGAATAACACACCATATTTAATTGACCTTTCAGGATACTACCTCTCAGACATAGAAGGAACTCATACATTTCCTGCCAATAGTGTTCTTCTTCCCTATGGAACGATTACTGTGGCACAAAGAGGAACAGCATCCTGCGCCGCTTTTGGTAAAAATCCAGATTTTGAATTGAATAATACCGACTCCAATATCCCGGATGTAACAAAAATAACAGGCTACACAATTGAATTATCTAATGGGGGTGATGAAGTTATATTGTCGGATAATTTTAAAACCGTGATAGATGTGGTTGTTTATGGAGGCGGTTCTTATCCTGGGGTCACGGCACATTCAGGGGTAACTGAAGGCAACTCTTTACATCGCCAGCCACCTTATCAGGATACAAACGATTGTAGTGTAGATTTTCAAGGAGGCAGTCCTACCCCAACCACTCAAAGAACTAATATTAACCTGAAGATAAACAAATACAAATATCCTGCCGGCGATGCCGCTATCGGAGAGAGAATTACATATCATATTTACTATGAGAATCCTGATGCTACTACCATATATAATGCTAATATTACCGACCTGTTACCAAATGAAGTAGATTATAGTGGTAGTACTGATACCAGTGGTGTCTCGCCAACGGTATCAGGTAAAAAAATCACCTGGGAGATAGGGACATTATCTACTGGAATAAACAAAATTATTTTATATGGTACACTGACAATAACCGCAATGGGCTCAAGAACCTTTCTAAATCTCGCCAGTATTACGACTAATTTACTTTGTTATGATGAGCAAGATTGGAACGATAATTATGCCTCCTGCTCAACACATATCACCTCACCAGTCAGTAACTTATGGATAAAAAAGACAGGAACAGAAAATATCCCTACGGGCAATCTCATTGAATATCAAATAACCTATGGTAATAAAGGAAGTTATACCGTAGGTAGTGTGACGATTACTGACATTTTACCTGATGGTGTAAGTTATAGCTCTGATACCAGTAGTCTATCGGGTACTATTTCGGATAATAAAATTACCTGGTTTATCGGCACATTATCTGCTGGGGTATCAGGCACATTTACTTTATATGGAACTGTTTCGACGCTCGGTTCTAACACAATTGTTAATATTGCCAGTATTACGGGGACATGTTATTTTGAGCAAGATGAAAGTGATAATGTGGCTACCTGCTCTACCCATATTCAGGGCATAGCGGCTGACCTGTGGATAAAAAAAATAGGCACAGATAACATTATGCCTGAAGAGAGAATTACCTATACGATTACTTATGGTAATAATGAGAATTATAAAGTCGGCAGTGTCAGTATCACTGATTTATTACCTGATGGTCTAATTTATTGTGATGATGATTGTGCCTTTACAAAGAGTATTTCAGGGAATAAAATTAAATGGTTAATAGGGACATTGTCTGCAATGGAAGCAGGGACAATTACTTTGTATGGTTCTGTAACTGCTCTGGGCTCAATTACCATAATTAACATTGCCAGTATCACCAGTGCCTGTTATCCAGAAAGCAATTTCAGTAATAATATGGCTACCTGCACGACACATATTGGTGCTCCCCCAGGTAATCTCTGGATAAGCAAGTATAGTAGTGTCAGTGAAATTCTTCCAAAGCAAGTCATCAAATATGATATTTACTATAAAAACAAGGGTAATTATACTGTCGGCAGTGTAACGATTACAGATTTATTACCTGATGGCATAATCTATCGTTCTGATAATAGCGGCTTGCCAGTAACTATTTCCGGCAATAAAATTACCTGGTTTGTAGGAACATTATCTCCAGAGGGAGGTAGTTATGATTTTCAATTATATGGCACTGTTACAGCCCTTGGTTCTATGACCCTTATCAATATTGCCAGTATTACAGGTGTCTGTTATATTGAGCAAGATAAAAGTGATAATTTTGCTACAGCCTCAATTCATGTAACCTCACCCCCAGGTAATTTATGGATAGAAAAAATAGGGCCAGGAAGTATTACGACCCAGGATGTAATTGAATATCAGATAAAATATGGCAATAAGGGAACTTATACCGTTGGAAGTGTAACAATTACTGACATTTTACCCGATGGAGTAAGTTATGGAACTGATACAAGTGGTTTGTTAATAGGGACTTGCGGAAGTAATTTTATTACCTGGTTTGTGGGCACATTGTCCCCGGGTGTATCTGCCACATTTACTTTATATGGCACGGTGACGGCACTTGGGTCTAACACTATTATTAATATTGCTACTATCACCGGCACCTGTTATGTTGAAAATGATAACAGTGATAATCTCGCAATCTGCTCAACCCATGTTAAAGGCACTTTGACTGATTTGTGGATAATGAAGGAAGTTCTGGGTAGTGTGACGACGGCTGAGGCAATTGCTTATAAAATAACCTATGGGAATAACGGTAGTTTTACCGTTGGCAGTGTCAGTATTACCGATTTATTACCTAATGGCGTAAGTTACAGTTATGATAATAGTCCTTTCTCAAAAAATATTTCAGGCAATGAGATTATCTGGTCAATAGCCACATTATCACCAGAAGAGACAGGTTCATTTACCTTGTATGGAACCGTTACTGCACTTGGCTCAACGACTATTATCAATATCGCCAGTATCACCAGTCTGTGTTATCCTGATAAAGACTGGGCTAATAACATCTCCACCTGTTCTACACATATTTCAGGCACGCAAACTAATCTCTGGGTAAAAAAATACGCACCGGCGAATGTTATTGCTGGTGAAAGAGTTACCTATGATATCTGGTATGGTAATTACGATAAAGTAGGTGTCCGAAATGTTGAAATCATTGATGAATTACCAGAAGGAACAAGTTATAGTAGTGATGATAGTGGATTACAAACAAATATATCAGGAAATGAAATTACCTGGTTTGTCGGGACATTATCCGGACAGGTCTCAAGGACATTTTATTTGTATGCAACGGTAACAACTTTTAATTCTGTAAAAATAGTTAATTCCGCAACCATTACGGGTGAATGCTACATTGAAAAGGATTTAAGTGATAATGTTACTCGGGGAACAACAACTGTTTTTGCGGGTAAGATTTCCATTACCCCAACTGCCGGAACCGTGGGAAGTATAATTACAGTCCTTGGTAGTGAATTTAGTGCGACTGAAGGGATACTGATTAGTTTGGGAAATACTTCAAGTATTGCCGTTGTAACAACAAATGCATCTGGCACCTTCACCACAACCTTCACCATTGATACCCAACCTTATGGTACCTACACGGTTAAAGCCATAGGACTAACTTCTAATCTAAAAGCAATAGATTTATTCAGAGTTTTACCAAGCATAATTTTCATCACCCCCACTAACGGCACAGTTGGGAGTTTTGTGATGGTAAGGGGTAATGGATTTGGAGGGCGTAAGACAATCAGGGTTGATTTTGGGAAGAGGGTGGATATTCAACAGACCTCAAGCGATGTAGCCGGTAGCTGGACAACAATATTTACAGTGGATACACAACCCTATGGTCAGACAACCATCAAGGCATATGGCAGTGAAGAGGCATCCGGGATATTTAGTATCTTACCGAATATTATTAAGGTTACGCCGCGGGCAGGCACGGTTGGGGCAGTCATCACCATTAGCGGCAATGGATTTGGGGCAACGACATCTATCCGAATTGTTTTTGGGAGGACGACAAGTATCGGGTTTGTAACGACGATGGCTGAAGGGAGCTGGACAACAACCTTTACTGTGGATACGCAGACTTATGGGACGACGACTGTGACTGCGTTTGAGGATGATATTAATATTTTTGCAGGAGCAAGTATCTTTATTTTACCAAAACTCATCTTTATATCGCCGTCAGAAGGCACGGTTGGAAGCATGGTTACCGTAGCGGGCAATGGATTTGGTGGGAATAAAGTTATCGCCATAGATTTTGGCACAACATCAAGCATCCAGACGGGCTGGAGTTGTGAGGCAGGGAGTTTTAGCACGACATGGACGGTGGATACGCAAGCCTATGGTCAGACAACCATCAAGGCACACGGAAGCGAAGAGGCAAAAGGGCTATTTAAGATATTACCACATATTATTTTGGTTAGTCCTGCAGAGGGCACGGTTGGGACAATCATCCGTATTTGTGGCAATGGTTATGGGGCAAATAGTTTGATTCGGGTAGAATTTGGGATAACACCAACAATTCAAATTACCTCAAGCTATGCGGGAGGTAGTTTTAGCACGACATGGACAGTAGATACACAGCCTTACGGCACGACAACGGTTGTAGGTTATGACGATGTGCTGGGTATCCAGAGTGGAGATAAGATAAAGATTTTACCCAATATCATTGTTATTACGCCTGGTCAGGGCACGGTTGGGAGTGTGGTCACGGTATCGGGGAATGGATTTGGAGCGAACAAGGTTATCAGGCTTGATTTTGGGACAAGAGCAATGATTCAGACGACTTCAAGCTATAGCAAAGGGAGCTGGGCAACGACATTTACCGTAGATACGCAAGTCTATGGCCAGACGACGATTAAGGCATCCGGGAGTGAGCAGGCTTATGGGATATTTATGATATTGCCAGAGATAATATTGATTTCACCAACAGAAGGCACAGTTGGTAGTTGTGTAACGATAAAAGGCAATGGCTATGGAGCAAAGGAAAGTATACATATTGGATTTGGTACTACACTGACTATTA